A single genomic interval of Eurosta solidaginis isolate ZX-2024a chromosome 3, ASM4086904v1, whole genome shotgun sequence harbors:
- the LOC137244138 gene encoding uncharacterized protein isoform X1, with translation MFEKDFALLATLCSGEMNSGETPNLFTYILQANAGERKKIKMTKSINNAQSEMLLKKMMQNPEIARGFSKENRGKDVDFWKQLSLCLNSLSPPIKSETEWKKVWNDQKRYVRKKASKNAIYARGTGGGPNKTQKLSTAEEAIYQLLDLKDSVEGIQDSHSYGVPSKKAKISSPIEIVSNIVLCDGPGCSSDDVPGCSTDLPISMADSEPVDLVADERECPPSDSNTQPVLQRRPKSNKKFTNTELIRKELETQQDLCVKLGEILAEIKPNNDRLCRTLDRMCDLCKRKKVC, from the exons atgttcgaaaaagatttcgccttattggcaactctttgttcgggcgaaatgaacagcggggaaaccccaaatttattcacttatattttacaggcgaacgcaggcgaacgaaagaaaataaaaat gactaaatcaataaataatgcgcaATCAGAAATGCTACTTAAAAAAATGATGCAAAATCCCGAAATTGCAAGagggttttcaaaagaaaatcggGGAAAAGACGTGGACTTCTGGAAGCAGCTaagtttatgtttaaatagcctTAGTCCACCCATTAAGAGTGAaactgagtggaaaaaa GTATGGAATGACCAAAAAAGATATGTACGGAAGAAGGCATCAAAAAATGCTATTTACGCGAGGGGGACAGGAGGCGGGCCCAACAAAACACAAAAGCTTTCGACTGCAGAAGAGGCAATATACCAACTGCTGGATTTAAAAGATTCAGTTGAAGGTATTCAAGACTCACATAGCTACGGAGTTCCTTCAAAAAAGGCCAAAATTAGTTCGCCAATCGAAATAGTATCGAACATTGTACTTTGCGACGGTCCTGGTTGTAGTAGCGATGACGTCCCTGGTTGTAGTACGGATTTGCCTATAAGCATGGCGGACAGCGAACCTGTTGATCTTGTTGCTGATGAACGGGAATGTCCACCAAGCGATAGCAACACTCAGCCGGTTCTGCAAAGAAGACCTAAGtccaacaaaaaatttacaaacacaGAGTTAATTCGCAAGGAACTAGAGACTCAACAAGACCTATGTGTTAAATTGGGCGAAATTTTAGCAGAAATTAAACCAAATAACGATAGATTGTGCCGTACTCTGGATCGTATGTGCGAtctatgtaaaagaaaaaaagtttgttGA
- the LOC137244138 gene encoding uncharacterized protein isoform X3, which yields MIKKANAGERKKIKMTKSINNAQSEMLLKKMMQNPEIARGFSKENRGKDVDFWKQLSLCLNSLSPPIKSETEWKKVWNDQKRYVRKKASKNAIYARGTGGGPNKTQKLSTAEEAIYQLLDLKDSVEGIQDSHSYGVPSKKAKISSPIEIVSNIVLCDGPGCSSDDVPGCSTDLPISMADSEPVDLVADERECPPSDSNTQPVLQRRPKSNKKFTNTELIRKELETQQDLCVKLGEILAEIKPNNDRLCRTLDRMCDLCKRKKVC from the exons gcgaacgcaggcgaacgaaagaaaataaaaat gactaaatcaataaataatgcgcaATCAGAAATGCTACTTAAAAAAATGATGCAAAATCCCGAAATTGCAAGagggttttcaaaagaaaatcggGGAAAAGACGTGGACTTCTGGAAGCAGCTaagtttatgtttaaatagcctTAGTCCACCCATTAAGAGTGAaactgagtggaaaaaa GTATGGAATGACCAAAAAAGATATGTACGGAAGAAGGCATCAAAAAATGCTATTTACGCGAGGGGGACAGGAGGCGGGCCCAACAAAACACAAAAGCTTTCGACTGCAGAAGAGGCAATATACCAACTGCTGGATTTAAAAGATTCAGTTGAAGGTATTCAAGACTCACATAGCTACGGAGTTCCTTCAAAAAAGGCCAAAATTAGTTCGCCAATCGAAATAGTATCGAACATTGTACTTTGCGACGGTCCTGGTTGTAGTAGCGATGACGTCCCTGGTTGTAGTACGGATTTGCCTATAAGCATGGCGGACAGCGAACCTGTTGATCTTGTTGCTGATGAACGGGAATGTCCACCAAGCGATAGCAACACTCAGCCGGTTCTGCAAAGAAGACCTAAGtccaacaaaaaatttacaaacacaGAGTTAATTCGCAAGGAACTAGAGACTCAACAAGACCTATGTGTTAAATTGGGCGAAATTTTAGCAGAAATTAAACCAAATAACGATAGATTGTGCCGTACTCTGGATCGTATGTGCGAtctatgtaaaagaaaaaaagtttgttGA